The Tardiphaga alba genome includes a window with the following:
- the nhaA gene encoding Na+/H+ antiporter NhaA, with the protein MTLLRSGPTSALRALLANEAAGGIVLMLAAAVALLVANSRLAPLYFDALHVKIAGLSALHWINDGLMAVFFLLVGLEIKRELLEGQLAKWEDRILPGVAALGGMLVPALVYLFINGISAPTARGWAIPTATDIAFALGAIAILGKRVPVSLKIFLTALAILDDLGAITIIALVYTDNLQMSWLMAAGAIVVMLFAFQLIGRQSLWLYLILGVFLWFFTLKSGVHATLAGVLLAFAIPLPRKTEGGEDHRPLIVLEHALQPWVAYLVVPIFGFANAGVSFAGMTASVLMAPVTLGIAAGLFFGKQIGVFLASWGVVALKLARPPAGASWPQVYGVSLLCGIGFTMSLFIGLLAFPDDELLQNEVKVGVLLGSLAAGMVGVAVLAISNTPTRPT; encoded by the coding sequence ATGACTTTACTCCGTTCCGGTCCGACCTCGGCGCTACGCGCTCTGCTTGCCAATGAGGCCGCTGGCGGCATCGTTTTGATGTTAGCCGCAGCCGTCGCCTTGCTTGTCGCCAACTCGCGGCTGGCGCCTCTGTATTTCGATGCTCTCCATGTGAAGATCGCGGGGCTATCCGCTCTGCACTGGATCAACGATGGGCTCATGGCAGTTTTTTTTCTGCTGGTAGGCCTGGAGATCAAGCGCGAGCTTTTGGAAGGCCAATTGGCGAAGTGGGAAGACCGGATCTTGCCGGGTGTCGCTGCGCTTGGCGGCATGCTTGTTCCAGCACTCGTCTATCTTTTCATCAACGGCATTTCTGCTCCTACCGCGAGAGGATGGGCGATACCCACGGCGACAGACATTGCATTCGCGCTCGGTGCGATTGCGATACTGGGCAAACGTGTCCCAGTCTCGCTCAAGATATTCCTTACAGCCCTTGCCATACTCGACGACTTGGGCGCGATTACGATTATTGCGCTGGTCTATACGGACAACTTGCAGATGAGCTGGCTGATGGCTGCCGGCGCTATTGTCGTAATGCTTTTCGCCTTTCAACTGATCGGGCGGCAGTCGCTCTGGCTCTATCTGATCCTAGGTGTCTTCTTGTGGTTCTTTACGCTCAAATCCGGCGTTCACGCGACCTTAGCCGGCGTGCTGCTCGCCTTTGCGATCCCGCTGCCGCGCAAGACAGAGGGCGGCGAAGATCACCGGCCGCTCATCGTTCTCGAACACGCCCTTCAACCATGGGTCGCTTACCTTGTGGTTCCGATCTTCGGTTTCGCAAACGCAGGTGTGTCTTTTGCAGGCATGACAGCATCGGTACTGATGGCGCCGGTCACGCTTGGCATTGCGGCGGGCTTGTTCTTCGGCAAGCAGATCGGTGTGTTCCTCGCAAGTTGGGGAGTGGTTGCGTTAAAGCTGGCACGGCCCCCGGCGGGCGCGAGCTGGCCTCAGGTCTATGGAGTTTCTTTGCTCTGCGGCATCGGTTTCACGATGAGCCTCTTCATCGGATTGCTGGCGTTCCCGGATGACGAGCTCCTACAGAACGAAGTCAAAGTCGGCGTCCTCCTCGGATCGCTCGCTGCAGGGATGGTCGGCGTAGCCGTGCTTGCCATCAGTAATACGCCAACGCGGCCGACGTGA
- a CDS encoding PRC-barrel domain-containing protein, whose protein sequence is MNKLLLTAASLALLASPALAQTATTTPAAPAATAAKFATVTKDEMFTSKLKGLNVMNNQKETIGEISDIAFKGKEISALILSVGGFLG, encoded by the coding sequence ATGAATAAACTGCTTTTGACCGCTGCATCGCTGGCCCTGCTCGCATCTCCCGCTCTCGCACAGACTGCGACGACGACACCAGCCGCCCCGGCAGCTACTGCCGCCAAGTTTGCCACGGTCACAAAGGACGAGATGTTCACGTCGAAGCTCAAGGGGCTCAACGTCATGAACAATCAAAAGGAGACGATTGGCGAAATCAGCGACATTGCCTTTAAGGGCAAGGAGATCAGCGCCTTGATTCTGTCTGTTGGCGGCTTCCTTGGGTAG
- the pdxA gene encoding 4-hydroxythreonine-4-phosphate dehydrogenase PdxA, with the protein MTRPTIAITMGDPAGIGPEVIMKALAQPEAQALCNMLVIGDAGRLRQAGKIVGSSLEVDALADAKDANFASKNVQCVDLKNVPADLPFGQNSPVAGEAAYRYIEKAVQVVQAGLAQGICTAPLSKEALHAAGHKYPGHTELLAHLTGTPEVSMMLVSPKLRVIHVTTHIGLIDAIKKIEPGLVERVITRGHEVLVKAGIKNPKIGVCAINPHAGENGLFGYGEEAEKITPAVEKCQAKGWDVRGPLPADTLFFLAGRGDYDMVVAMYHDQGHGPIKVLGLESGVNITVGLPVIRTSVDHGTAFDIAGKGIADERSLIEALRQAVDLAPKAA; encoded by the coding sequence ATGACCCGTCCGACCATTGCGATCACCATGGGCGATCCGGCCGGCATTGGCCCCGAAGTGATCATGAAGGCGCTCGCCCAGCCGGAAGCGCAGGCGCTGTGCAACATGTTGGTGATCGGCGATGCTGGCCGCCTGCGTCAGGCCGGCAAGATCGTCGGCTCGTCGCTCGAAGTCGATGCGCTCGCGGATGCAAAAGATGCGAATTTCGCGTCGAAGAATGTGCAGTGCGTCGATCTGAAGAACGTGCCGGCCGATTTGCCGTTCGGACAGAACTCGCCGGTGGCTGGTGAAGCCGCCTATCGTTATATCGAAAAGGCCGTGCAGGTGGTGCAGGCCGGGCTCGCCCAGGGCATCTGCACCGCGCCGCTCTCGAAGGAAGCGCTGCATGCGGCCGGGCACAAATATCCGGGCCATACCGAGCTGCTCGCGCATCTCACCGGCACGCCGGAAGTGTCGATGATGCTGGTCTCGCCGAAGCTGCGCGTCATTCACGTGACCACGCATATCGGCCTGATCGACGCCATCAAGAAGATCGAGCCGGGCCTGGTCGAGCGCGTCATCACGCGCGGCCATGAGGTGCTGGTAAAGGCCGGCATCAAGAATCCGAAGATCGGCGTCTGCGCCATCAATCCGCATGCCGGCGAGAACGGCCTGTTCGGATATGGCGAGGAAGCCGAGAAGATCACGCCTGCCGTCGAGAAGTGCCAGGCCAAGGGCTGGGACGTGCGTGGCCCGCTGCCGGCCGATACGCTGTTCTTCCTCGCTGGTCGCGGCGACTACGACATGGTGGTCGCCATGTATCACGATCAGGGCCATGGTCCGATCAAGGTGCTCGGCCTCGAATCCGGCGTCAACATCACCGTTGGCCTGCCTGTGATCCGCACTTCGGTGGACCACGGCACTGCCTTTGACATCGCCGGCAAGGGCATTGCCGACGAGCGCAGCCTGATCGAGGCGCTGCGCCAGGCGGTCGATCTCGCGCCGAAGGCGGCTTAA
- a CDS encoding DUF4041 domain-containing protein, producing MADYAAGEPSGDVPWWGARKYARALLGEVSKLAHEVEAEKVKTRRLGEIAQNLLNDAKEIQKENEQLKAQMDRLGFLSAMELQESRLVLQAETEALTKQISAQRSLIESEREQLKQQVLTARTKIVETNEIALLQEAGIYEYRHPLQDVVAYQSALKRLDDSIKAAVKRDGHAIQATTDWTVNGSKSEGQRMVRETSKLMLRAFNAEAEAIIRGLKPYKRDSAVDRLQKVEETIRRLGTSMNIQISRAYLQLRIDEIDLTSDYLQKQAEQKEADRQERERLREERKVLQEIERERAKLEKERQHFANALQVLEDKGDVEAAERVREQLNDVAKSIEDVDFRATHTRAGFVYVISNVGSFGESVVKVGMTRRLEPRDRIKELGDASVPFDFDVHALFFSKDAVGIESAMHDRLAAFRVNAINTRREFFSVSISDAKVHLSELAGELLEFNEFAEADEYRQTLRLSGSVSEQLSISVIEPQFVTATG from the coding sequence ATGGCTGATTATGCGGCGGGAGAGCCCAGTGGCGACGTGCCTTGGTGGGGCGCACGCAAATACGCGCGGGCCTTGCTCGGTGAGGTGAGTAAACTCGCCCACGAGGTTGAAGCGGAAAAGGTGAAGACGCGACGGTTGGGTGAAATTGCGCAGAACCTACTCAACGACGCGAAGGAAATTCAGAAAGAGAACGAGCAACTGAAAGCTCAGATGGACAGACTCGGCTTCCTGTCGGCGATGGAGTTACAGGAAAGCCGATTAGTCCTGCAAGCCGAAACGGAGGCCTTGACCAAGCAGATCTCTGCACAGCGGTCGTTGATCGAAAGCGAACGTGAGCAGTTGAAGCAGCAAGTTTTGACCGCACGAACGAAAATCGTTGAGACCAACGAGATTGCGCTGCTGCAAGAAGCCGGGATCTATGAATATCGGCATCCGCTCCAAGATGTCGTCGCCTATCAAAGCGCGCTGAAGCGGCTTGATGATAGCATCAAGGCAGCTGTGAAACGTGATGGGCACGCCATTCAGGCAACGACCGACTGGACAGTCAACGGCTCGAAATCTGAGGGGCAGCGCATGGTGCGCGAAACCTCCAAACTGATGCTAAGAGCCTTCAATGCTGAAGCTGAGGCGATCATCCGTGGCTTGAAACCTTATAAGCGCGATAGTGCGGTTGATAGACTGCAGAAAGTTGAGGAGACGATCCGTCGCCTTGGCACCAGTATGAATATCCAAATATCGCGCGCGTATCTCCAGCTTCGTATCGACGAAATCGACCTCACGTCGGACTATTTGCAAAAGCAAGCCGAGCAGAAGGAAGCCGACCGGCAGGAACGCGAGCGGTTACGAGAGGAGCGGAAGGTTCTTCAGGAAATTGAACGTGAACGCGCCAAACTCGAAAAGGAACGTCAGCACTTCGCGAACGCCCTGCAAGTTCTGGAAGATAAAGGCGACGTCGAGGCTGCCGAGCGGGTCCGTGAACAGCTCAATGACGTCGCCAAGTCCATCGAGGACGTCGACTTCCGCGCGACGCACACTCGTGCAGGCTTTGTGTACGTCATCTCGAATGTGGGATCTTTTGGAGAGAGCGTCGTCAAAGTTGGCATGACCCGTCGTCTAGAACCCCGAGACCGCATCAAGGAGTTGGGCGACGCTTCCGTGCCGTTTGACTTCGATGTTCATGCTCTTTTCTTTTCAAAGGACGCTGTCGGCATCGAATCAGCCATGCACGACCGGCTAGCTGCCTTCCGGGTGAACGCTATTAACACAAGGCGCGAATTCTTTAGCGTATCTATCTCCGACGCCAAGGTGCATTTAAGCGAACTGGCTGGAGAGCTTCTTGAATTCAACGAGTTCGCTGAGGCTGACGAATATCGCCAAACACTTCGCCTTAGTGGATCGGTCTCGGAACAGCTCTCGATTTCGGTCATTGAGCCGCAGTTCGTCACAGCGACAGGATGA
- a CDS encoding DUF3768 domain-containing protein, which translates to MAKPFSENTSRPVTIREFNDQLRRRLPLAQPGSRVLLTAGVQRLREHELTALIMAIRDFSDFTADNDPHGEHDFGAVEQNGERFFWKIDAYDRQMEFGSPDPLDPSVTMRVLTILRADEW; encoded by the coding sequence ATGGCAAAGCCATTCAGCGAGAACACATCCCGCCCAGTAACGATCCGAGAATTCAACGATCAATTACGGCGCCGGCTGCCTTTAGCTCAGCCCGGCAGTCGCGTGCTCCTCACGGCTGGTGTGCAGCGACTGCGTGAGCACGAGTTGACCGCATTGATTATGGCGATCCGCGATTTCTCCGATTTCACGGCCGACAACGATCCGCATGGTGAGCACGACTTCGGAGCAGTCGAGCAGAATGGCGAGCGCTTCTTTTGGAAGATCGACGCCTACGACCGCCAAATGGAGTTTGGCTCACCTGATCCGCTTGACCCGTCAGTAACGATGCGCGTTTTGACAATTTTACGAGCCGATGAGTGGTGA
- a CDS encoding DUF2254 domain-containing protein, which produces MRLKLDWIARDVANQLWFTVGLYCLLGVTAALSALFLDRLIPDAVSSRVGADAVDRILGIIAASMLAVATFSISTMVQAFASAATGATPRAAQLVVEDRTAQRALATFIGAFVFSLVGLIALSTGAYGSSGRLILFAATVVVVVLIVVMLLRWIHRLSRLGRLGETIDQVERAVNKAIDDRRQNPCLGGRRAPLLEPPGTPVVSRKIGYVRRIDMGGLSRIAERGQFDICVTALPGTFATLDRRLAVMVACHDDEIAREVANCFQIGDQRSYEQDPRFGLIVLSEVASRALSPAVNDPGTAIDVIGTMVRVLSNWTDGADCPRDEIKYPRIFVPAVAARDLLDDAVAPIARDGAGLVEVGMRLQKAMQALANLGNAEMTEAATAHAELALARARQALSFAPDIQRLSSASTRDT; this is translated from the coding sequence ATGAGACTGAAACTGGATTGGATCGCCAGGGACGTTGCAAATCAGCTTTGGTTCACCGTCGGACTTTATTGCTTGCTCGGCGTCACAGCCGCCCTCAGTGCGCTTTTTCTCGATCGCCTCATTCCTGACGCCGTGTCGAGCCGCGTGGGCGCCGACGCCGTCGATCGCATTCTCGGCATTATTGCAGCCAGTATGCTCGCTGTCGCGACATTCTCCATCTCTACGATGGTTCAGGCCTTTGCTTCGGCGGCCACGGGAGCGACACCGCGCGCGGCCCAACTGGTAGTCGAAGACAGGACGGCTCAGCGCGCCCTTGCTACCTTTATCGGCGCTTTTGTATTCAGTTTGGTCGGATTGATCGCGCTGTCTACAGGCGCTTATGGCTCAAGCGGGCGATTGATCTTGTTCGCAGCCACTGTCGTCGTCGTTGTACTGATCGTTGTGATGCTGCTGCGCTGGATCCATCGTTTGTCGCGACTCGGGCGGCTTGGTGAAACCATAGATCAGGTCGAGCGAGCGGTGAACAAGGCGATTGATGATCGTCGCCAAAACCCTTGTCTCGGCGGCAGGCGGGCTCCATTGCTGGAGCCGCCCGGAACGCCCGTCGTCTCTCGGAAGATTGGATATGTCCGGCGGATCGATATGGGTGGGCTCTCACGCATTGCAGAACGCGGCCAATTCGACATCTGCGTCACGGCGCTTCCAGGAACCTTTGCGACATTGGACCGCAGGCTTGCGGTCATGGTCGCGTGTCACGACGACGAGATCGCACGGGAGGTCGCCAATTGTTTCCAGATTGGCGACCAGCGATCATACGAACAGGACCCACGCTTCGGGTTGATCGTTCTGTCGGAGGTGGCGTCGCGGGCGCTGTCACCGGCAGTCAATGATCCCGGCACTGCTATAGACGTCATAGGGACGATGGTGCGCGTACTTTCGAACTGGACGGATGGAGCTGATTGTCCGCGCGATGAGATCAAGTATCCGAGGATATTTGTGCCAGCCGTGGCAGCGCGTGATTTGCTTGACGACGCTGTCGCCCCGATTGCCAGGGATGGTGCCGGACTGGTGGAGGTGGGTATGCGTCTGCAGAAGGCGATGCAGGCATTGGCGAATCTTGGCAACGCAGAGATGACCGAAGCCGCGACGGCGCATGCGGAACTGGCTCTTGCTCGTGCCAGACAAGCCCTCAGCTTTGCTCCCGACATCCAAAGGTTGAGCAGCGCTTCGACCAGGGACACGTAA
- a CDS encoding universal stress protein, translated as MSIKSLIVFLDATSGMNARMTYALNLAEQHEAHLIGISVSPPLWTRTNGAIDYTRGTSAVEEMVERHSAQEGATHETSKRAFDELLRPTGLSHEFRAIREMEADQIARLHALHADLVIVGHSRPDGLPHASSPDAMLVKTGVPFLIVPDDWHRTAPVAQNIMIAWNASREARRAITDTLPLLKAAKSVTVTVVDAHDNASYGEQPGADVAQYLCRHGANVSVEQRQSAGLPIATVLRKTAHDLQCDLIAIGAYSHNRLKQLVFGGVTRSILSHVEVPTVIAH; from the coding sequence ATGTCGATCAAATCTCTCATCGTATTTCTCGACGCAACCTCCGGAATGAATGCGCGGATGACATATGCGCTCAATCTGGCAGAGCAGCACGAAGCACATCTCATCGGCATTTCCGTATCGCCGCCGCTCTGGACGCGAACCAACGGAGCGATTGATTACACGCGAGGGACTTCTGCCGTTGAGGAGATGGTTGAGCGCCACAGCGCGCAGGAAGGCGCCACTCACGAAACGTCGAAACGCGCTTTCGATGAGTTGCTCAGGCCAACGGGCCTTAGTCATGAGTTTCGCGCTATTCGTGAGATGGAGGCGGATCAGATCGCGAGACTTCACGCATTACATGCCGATCTTGTCATTGTCGGCCACTCCCGACCGGACGGCTTGCCCCATGCGTCTTCGCCCGACGCAATGCTGGTCAAGACCGGCGTGCCCTTCTTAATCGTCCCAGACGACTGGCATCGGACCGCGCCGGTTGCACAGAACATCATGATCGCATGGAACGCCAGTCGAGAGGCACGCAGAGCTATCACAGACACGTTGCCGCTTCTCAAAGCGGCCAAGTCTGTCACCGTTACAGTTGTCGATGCTCATGACAATGCCTCATATGGTGAACAACCGGGGGCAGACGTCGCACAGTATCTCTGTCGTCATGGGGCCAATGTCAGTGTCGAGCAGAGACAATCAGCCGGCCTGCCTATCGCTACCGTATTACGAAAAACTGCGCATGACCTGCAATGTGACCTGATTGCGATCGGCGCTTACAGCCATAACCGGCTCAAGCAACTGGTTTTCGGCGGCGTGACACGCTCGATCTTATCCCACGTGGAGGTGCCAACAGTCATTGCACATTGA
- a CDS encoding SH3 domain-containing protein, whose amino-acid sequence MFGSVFIVEAEADPARSRGPVKLRAAPDASFAVIDVIPGGARVDTRYCISNRWCRVIWRGSIGWVEYRQLRLLSRKS is encoded by the coding sequence ATGTTTGGTTCGGTATTCATAGTCGAAGCCGAAGCTGATCCGGCGCGTTCCCGGGGACCGGTCAAGCTACGCGCAGCACCGGACGCGAGCTTTGCAGTGATCGACGTCATTCCGGGAGGAGCACGTGTCGATACACGATACTGCATCAGCAATCGCTGGTGCAGGGTCATATGGCGTGGGAGTATTGGCTGGGTGGAATATCGGCAACTTCGACTGCTCAGCAGGAAATCTTGA
- a CDS encoding ABC transporter substrate-binding protein, whose amino-acid sequence MKRRTFLAGVGATGLGLIASPAIVRAANDSPLKFGVLTDMTGLFADNGGAGSVAAAQLAIEECGGKALGKPIQIIQADHLNKPDVGGNIARQWYDQEGVDVILDVPVSSVCIAVQTFAKERNKMFITSAGGSADLSGKFCSPNFIQWTYNTYALANVAAKAMIQRGDNTFFFIVADYAFGHALERDVTEVAVKGGGKALGRAPHPINTADFSSQLLTAKSSGAKVIAVANAGSDTQNVIKQAEEFGLMGGDQKMIALLLDVNDIRSVGLKSAQGLLVTSGFYWNMDDRTREFSKRYAAKMGKPPSMMQAGVYSSTLNYIKSVEAANTKDPAAVVKDLQGRTFDDAFLRNGKLRPDNLMVHDMYLAEVRKQSEVKDPYDVLKILSTVKADEAFAPLSASACPMVTAKK is encoded by the coding sequence ATGAAGCGTCGTACGTTTTTGGCTGGCGTGGGTGCCACCGGTCTCGGTCTCATCGCATCACCGGCCATCGTCCGCGCAGCGAACGACAGCCCGCTCAAATTCGGCGTACTCACCGACATGACCGGTTTGTTCGCCGACAATGGTGGTGCAGGCTCGGTGGCGGCCGCACAACTCGCCATCGAGGAATGCGGCGGCAAGGCGCTCGGCAAGCCGATCCAGATCATCCAGGCCGACCATCTCAACAAGCCCGATGTCGGCGGCAATATCGCGCGCCAGTGGTACGATCAAGAAGGCGTCGATGTCATTCTCGACGTGCCGGTGTCGTCGGTCTGCATCGCCGTGCAGACCTTCGCCAAAGAGCGCAACAAGATGTTCATTACATCTGCCGGCGGTTCGGCAGATCTGAGCGGAAAATTCTGTTCGCCGAATTTCATCCAGTGGACCTACAACACCTATGCGCTCGCCAATGTCGCCGCCAAGGCGATGATCCAGCGCGGCGACAACACCTTCTTCTTCATCGTCGCGGACTATGCGTTCGGCCATGCGCTGGAGCGCGATGTCACCGAGGTGGCGGTGAAGGGCGGCGGCAAGGCACTCGGCCGCGCACCGCATCCGATCAACACGGCGGATTTCTCGTCGCAACTGCTGACGGCGAAATCATCGGGCGCCAAGGTGATCGCCGTGGCCAATGCCGGCAGCGACACGCAGAACGTCATCAAGCAGGCGGAGGAATTCGGCCTGATGGGCGGCGATCAGAAGATGATCGCGCTGCTGCTCGATGTGAACGACATCCGCAGCGTCGGCCTCAAGAGCGCGCAGGGGCTGCTCGTCACCTCCGGCTTCTACTGGAACATGGATGATCGCACCCGCGAATTCTCCAAGCGCTACGCCGCCAAGATGGGCAAGCCGCCGAGCATGATGCAGGCCGGTGTCTATTCATCGACGCTGAACTACATCAAGTCGGTGGAAGCGGCGAACACAAAGGATCCGGCAGCTGTGGTGAAGGATCTGCAGGGCCGTACTTTCGACGACGCCTTCCTGCGCAACGGCAAGCTGCGTCCGGACAATCTGATGGTCCATGACATGTATCTGGCCGAAGTGAGGAAGCAGAGCGAGGTCAAGGACCCCTATGACGTGCTCAAGATCCTCTCCACGGTGAAAGCCGATGAAGCCTTCGCGCCGCTCTCGGCCAGCGCATGCCCGATGGTGACGGCGAAGAAGTAG
- a CDS encoding DeoR/GlpR family DNA-binding transcription regulator has translation MRSKERRARLLDALNAGEIDVDDLARRFDVSASTVRRDLQFLSKNNHVRRTYGGAILTGHVAEATLDQRIAVQGKAKQAIAQAAADLITDGETLILDAGSTVAAFGRMLLQRKLRIITNNLALLPFLAKAPGIELIVLGGTIRATSMSTMGPLAAEALRRMTADRAIMSADGVVDGRGLCEADLEQVALKSLMMQQAKDVIVLADAAKLGRAEQDAWAPLPPHWTLVTDGDAANSQRVMFAASGARVVIAG, from the coding sequence ATGCGCAGCAAGGAACGGCGGGCGCGCCTGTTGGATGCGCTCAATGCCGGCGAGATCGATGTCGACGATCTCGCGCGTCGTTTCGACGTGTCCGCCTCGACCGTCCGCCGCGACCTGCAGTTTCTTTCCAAGAACAATCATGTGCGCCGCACCTATGGCGGCGCCATTCTCACCGGCCATGTGGCCGAGGCGACGCTCGACCAGCGTATCGCCGTGCAGGGCAAAGCCAAGCAGGCGATCGCCCAGGCAGCCGCCGATCTCATCACGGATGGCGAGACGCTGATCCTCGATGCCGGCTCCACGGTGGCAGCCTTTGGTCGGATGCTGCTGCAACGCAAGCTGCGCATCATCACCAATAATCTCGCGCTGTTGCCTTTCCTCGCCAAGGCGCCGGGGATCGAGCTGATCGTGCTCGGCGGCACCATTCGCGCCACCAGCATGAGCACCATGGGGCCGCTGGCGGCCGAAGCACTTCGCCGCATGACGGCTGACCGCGCTATCATGAGCGCCGATGGCGTGGTCGATGGCCGCGGGCTTTGCGAAGCTGATCTCGAACAGGTCGCTCTGAAGTCGCTGATGATGCAGCAGGCCAAAGATGTGATCGTGCTGGCCGACGCAGCCAAGCTCGGACGCGCCGAACAGGATGCCTGGGCACCGTTGCCGCCGCACTGGACGCTCGTGACAGATGGCGATGCGGCCAACAGTCAGCGCGTGATGTTCGCGGCTAGCGGGGCGCGGGTCGTGATCGCCGGGTGA
- a CDS encoding four-carbon acid sugar kinase family protein: MTDRWLILADDLTGAADCAIAFGRRGQAAAVTWGEISDASDHQLPVMAYDAASRGMSAADAAKRHADILARLCEPGRTLFKKIDSTLRGQPAAETKAALDYLKTNVGAGFGVFAPAFPATGRTTIDGRILVKGAPLEDAEVWQRDHTYPNADLVDVLATAGIRGEKVTLATIRGGNLKSVFAKLAAEGDVVASCDAETDHDLHLIAEASLHASKATFFIGSAGLAHALAGLDAGNAVEPLKIPVSEQGTLIVVGSVAGASRSAARKLEATGTVKHFPVAPETLLDANAPERVTLAASVSKHLGSGGDALVEIMMEGELNMALGPKLAEGLAVTLESVAPSIGAFAATGGETAAALLSRFGVNGIRLADEIEPGVSLGLTLGQLSVPIATKAGAFGDEMSLIRISERLRAVRTKGSFS; encoded by the coding sequence ATGACTGATCGCTGGCTGATCCTCGCGGACGATCTCACCGGTGCTGCAGACTGCGCCATCGCTTTTGGGCGAAGGGGACAGGCAGCCGCGGTGACATGGGGCGAAATATCCGATGCGTCGGATCACCAGCTTCCGGTCATGGCCTATGATGCGGCGAGCCGCGGCATGAGTGCCGCGGACGCAGCAAAGCGGCATGCGGATATCCTGGCTCGTTTGTGCGAGCCCGGCCGCACGCTGTTCAAGAAAATCGACTCGACGCTGCGGGGCCAACCCGCAGCTGAGACGAAGGCTGCGCTCGATTATCTCAAAACCAATGTCGGCGCCGGCTTTGGTGTGTTCGCTCCGGCGTTTCCGGCCACCGGCCGTACCACGATCGATGGCCGTATCCTTGTGAAGGGCGCGCCGCTTGAAGACGCCGAAGTCTGGCAGCGCGACCACACCTATCCCAATGCCGATCTCGTCGATGTGCTGGCCACCGCCGGCATCCGCGGCGAGAAGGTGACGCTCGCCACCATCCGTGGCGGCAATCTCAAATCCGTCTTTGCCAAGCTCGCAGCCGAAGGCGATGTCGTCGCGTCCTGTGACGCCGAGACCGATCACGATCTGCATTTGATTGCCGAAGCGAGCCTGCATGCGTCGAAGGCGACCTTCTTCATCGGCAGCGCCGGTCTCGCCCATGCGCTGGCTGGCCTCGATGCCGGCAATGCAGTCGAGCCTTTGAAGATTCCCGTGAGTGAGCAGGGCACCTTGATCGTGGTGGGCTCGGTCGCCGGCGCCTCGCGCTCGGCTGCGCGAAAGCTCGAAGCAACCGGCACCGTGAAACATTTCCCGGTGGCGCCTGAGACTCTGCTCGATGCCAATGCACCAGAGCGCGTAACGCTCGCAGCGAGCGTCTCGAAGCATCTTGGCTCCGGCGGCGACGCGCTGGTGGAGATCATGATGGAAGGCGAACTCAATATGGCGCTCGGCCCCAAGCTCGCTGAAGGCCTCGCCGTGACGCTGGAAAGCGTCGCGCCATCCATCGGTGCCTTCGCGGCCACTGGCGGCGAGACCGCTGCAGCGCTGCTGTCGCGCTTCGGCGTCAACGGCATCCGCCTTGCCGATGAAATCGAGCCGGGCGTGTCGCTCGGCCTTACGCTTGGCCAACTCTCCGTGCCCATCGCCACCAAGGCCGGTGCCTTTGGTGACGAGATGAGCCTTATCCGTATCAGCGAACGTCTTCGCGCCGTCCGAACCAAAGGAAGCTTCTCATGA
- a CDS encoding helix-turn-helix transcriptional regulator has translation MDDESQIPKILDDGLPATGTVRIERLYAVGGPVHGVSRSTVWKWIAEGRLATLKLSERVTVVQVASVRAFLKAASDRARHANVRALYDGNSSPASNMSSGTKLDSD, from the coding sequence ATGGATGATGAATCTCAAATTCCGAAAATACTTGATGACGGGCTGCCAGCTACTGGCACCGTGCGTATCGAGCGGCTGTACGCTGTTGGTGGCCCTGTCCATGGCGTGTCACGATCGACAGTATGGAAATGGATCGCCGAAGGAAGGCTCGCGACCCTCAAGTTGTCTGAGCGCGTGACTGTAGTACAGGTCGCGAGCGTTCGCGCCTTCCTGAAGGCGGCGAGCGATCGAGCGCGACACGCCAACGTGCGTGCTCTGTACGACGGCAACTCATCGCCAGCCAGCAATATGAGCAGCGGCACGAAGTTAGATTCGGACTGA